The Arachis duranensis cultivar V14167 chromosome 2, aradu.V14167.gnm2.J7QH, whole genome shotgun sequence genome has a window encoding:
- the LOC107475995 gene encoding uncharacterized protein LOC107475995 isoform X4: MISLVKELWRTLLFLFSIQFWRMGLLWTFSIVFSHHQLIKDFFCSQRPKSYYRCSPCVVPVRPVAVVTGNIWPGILYCLRTFQRRICCCAWRKERSKLGIEMRTSKLFRMIGTNYIGAFVLTNLLLPLLESSNVSSRIVNVTSFTHRNVTDMQVDDRTVSGKRFLSYMQYPYANIYEYSKLFLLLFTFELHRQLRLREKSHQIFVAAADPGVVQTNILREVPSLLSLSAHFVLKYLGLLQSPEYGVSSIIDAALAPPGTSGAYFFGGIGRTIEPSILSRDAGLALKLWETTSNLLSTTPFGTEED; the protein is encoded by the exons ATGATTTCGTTGGTGAAGGAGCTTTGGAGAactctcctcttccttttctccATCCAATTCTGGAGAATGGGATTGCTTTGGACCTTTTCCATTGTCTTTTCTCATCACCAATTAATCAAAGATTTCTTCTGTTCCCAACGACCTAAATCATATTACAGATGTTCCCCTTGTGTAGTTCCTGTTAGGCCCGTTGCTGTGGTCACAG GCAACATCTGGCCTGGGATTTTATACTGCTTACGAACTTTCCAAAGAAGGATATGTTGTTGTGCTTG GCGGAAAGAAAGATCAAAGCTTGGAATAGAAATGCGCACCTCAAAGCTTTTCAG GATGATCGGTACAAATTACATTGGTGCATTTGTTTTGACAAACCTTTTGTTACCACTTCTCGAAAGCAGTAATGTATCTTCCAGAATTGTGAATGTCACATCCTTTACTCATCGAAATG TTACTGATATGCAGGTTGATGATCGAACTGTATCTGGGAAAAGATTTTTGAGTTATATGCAATATCCATATGCAAACATCTATGAGTATTCTAAAT TGTTCCTTCTCCTCTTCACCTTTGAGCTTCATCGACAGCTACGCTTGAGGGAAAAATCTCACCAGATCTTTGTCGC TGCTGCAGATCCTGGAGTTGTACAAACAAATATTTTGAGAGAAGTTCCATCCCTCCTTTCCTTGTCGGCACACTTTGTACTGAAGTATCTGGGCCTTTTGCAATCCCCTGAATATGGGGTCAGTTCCATAATTGATGCTGCCCTTGCGCCACCA GGAACTTCTGGAGCTTACTTCTTTGGGGGAATAGGTAGGACTATTGAACCTTCAATACTTTCAAGAGATGCTGGTTTAGCACTTAAGCTCTGGGAAACTACAAGTAATCTGCTATCGACGACCCCTTTTGGCACTGAAGAAGATTAA
- the LOC107475995 gene encoding uncharacterized protein LOC107475995 isoform X5 — MISLVKELWRTLLFLFSIQFWRMGLLWTFSIVFSHHQLIKDFFCSQRPKSYYRCSPCVVPVRPVAVVTGATSGLGFYTAYELSKEGYVVVLVGRSQQLLLEAERKIKAWNRNAHLKAFQVDLSSVESIILFRKSLQQWLSDSDLHSSIQLLINCAGILATSPRTTADGYDQMIGTNYIGAFVLTNLLLPLLESSNVSSRIVNVTSFTHRNVTDMQVDDRTVSGKRFLSYMQYPYANIYEYSKLFLLLFTFELHRQLRLREKSHQIFVASWSCTNKYFERSSIPPFLVGTLCTEVSGPFAIP; from the exons ATGATTTCGTTGGTGAAGGAGCTTTGGAGAactctcctcttccttttctccATCCAATTCTGGAGAATGGGATTGCTTTGGACCTTTTCCATTGTCTTTTCTCATCACCAATTAATCAAAGATTTCTTCTGTTCCCAACGACCTAAATCATATTACAGATGTTCCCCTTGTGTAGTTCCTGTTAGGCCCGTTGCTGTGGTCACAGGT GCAACATCTGGCCTGGGATTTTATACTGCTTACGAACTTTCCAAAGAAGGATATGTTGTTGTGCTTG TTGGGCGATCGCAGCAGTTGTTGCTTGAG GCGGAAAGAAAGATCAAAGCTTGGAATAGAAATGCGCACCTCAAAGCTTTTCAGGTAGACCTGTCATCAGTTGAATCAATAATATTGTTCAGAAAGTCCTTGCAGCAATGGCTGTCGGACTCTGATTTGCACAGCTCAATACAACTATTGATAAATTGTGCTGGAATACTTGCAACTTCACCTAGAACCACAGCTGATGGATATGATCA GATGATCGGTACAAATTACATTGGTGCATTTGTTTTGACAAACCTTTTGTTACCACTTCTCGAAAGCAGTAATGTATCTTCCAGAATTGTGAATGTCACATCCTTTACTCATCGAAATG TTACTGATATGCAGGTTGATGATCGAACTGTATCTGGGAAAAGATTTTTGAGTTATATGCAATATCCATATGCAAACATCTATGAGTATTCTAAAT TGTTCCTTCTCCTCTTCACCTTTGAGCTTCATCGACAGCTACGCTTGAGGGAAAAATCTCACCAGATCTTTGTCGC ATCCTGGAGTTGTACAAACAAATATTTTGAGAGAAGTTCCATCCCTCCTTTCCTTGTCGGCACACTTTGTACTGAAGTATCTGGGCCTTTTGCAATCCCCTGA
- the LOC107475995 gene encoding short-chain dehydrogenase TIC 32 B, chloroplastic isoform X2 — MISLVKELWRTLLFLFSIQFWRMGLLWTFSIVFSHHQLIKDFFCSQRPKSYYRCSPCVVPVRPVAVVTGATSGLGFYTAYELSKEGYVVVLVGRSQQLLLEAERKIKAWNRNAHLKAFQVDLSSVESIILFRKSLQQWLSDSDLHSSIQLLINCAGILATSPRTTADGYDQMIGTNYIGAFVLTNLLLPLLESSNVSSRIVNVTSFTHRNVTDMQVDDRTVSGKRFLSYMQYPYANIYEYSKYPGVVQTNILREVPSLLSLSAHFVLKYLGLLQSPEYGVSSIIDAALAPPGTSGAYFFGGIGRTIEPSILSRDAGLALKLWETTSNLLSTTPFGTEED, encoded by the exons ATGATTTCGTTGGTGAAGGAGCTTTGGAGAactctcctcttccttttctccATCCAATTCTGGAGAATGGGATTGCTTTGGACCTTTTCCATTGTCTTTTCTCATCACCAATTAATCAAAGATTTCTTCTGTTCCCAACGACCTAAATCATATTACAGATGTTCCCCTTGTGTAGTTCCTGTTAGGCCCGTTGCTGTGGTCACAGGT GCAACATCTGGCCTGGGATTTTATACTGCTTACGAACTTTCCAAAGAAGGATATGTTGTTGTGCTTG TTGGGCGATCGCAGCAGTTGTTGCTTGAG GCGGAAAGAAAGATCAAAGCTTGGAATAGAAATGCGCACCTCAAAGCTTTTCAGGTAGACCTGTCATCAGTTGAATCAATAATATTGTTCAGAAAGTCCTTGCAGCAATGGCTGTCGGACTCTGATTTGCACAGCTCAATACAACTATTGATAAATTGTGCTGGAATACTTGCAACTTCACCTAGAACCACAGCTGATGGATATGATCA GATGATCGGTACAAATTACATTGGTGCATTTGTTTTGACAAACCTTTTGTTACCACTTCTCGAAAGCAGTAATGTATCTTCCAGAATTGTGAATGTCACATCCTTTACTCATCGAAATG TTACTGATATGCAGGTTGATGATCGAACTGTATCTGGGAAAAGATTTTTGAGTTATATGCAATATCCATATGCAAACATCTATGAGTATTCTAAAT ATCCTGGAGTTGTACAAACAAATATTTTGAGAGAAGTTCCATCCCTCCTTTCCTTGTCGGCACACTTTGTACTGAAGTATCTGGGCCTTTTGCAATCCCCTGAATATGGGGTCAGTTCCATAATTGATGCTGCCCTTGCGCCACCA GGAACTTCTGGAGCTTACTTCTTTGGGGGAATAGGTAGGACTATTGAACCTTCAATACTTTCAAGAGATGCTGGTTTAGCACTTAAGCTCTGGGAAACTACAAGTAATCTGCTATCGACGACCCCTTTTGGCACTGAAGAAGATTAA
- the LOC107475995 gene encoding uncharacterized protein LOC107475995 isoform X1, which translates to MISLVKELWRTLLFLFSIQFWRMGLLWTFSIVFSHHQLIKDFFCSQRPKSYYRCSPCVVPVRPVAVVTGATSGLGFYTAYELSKEGYVVVLVGRSQQLLLEAERKIKAWNRNAHLKAFQVDLSSVESIILFRKSLQQWLSDSDLHSSIQLLINCAGILATSPRTTADGYDQMIGTNYIGAFVLTNLLLPLLESSNVSSRIVNVTSFTHRNVTDMQVDDRTVSGKRFLSYMQYPYANIYEYSKLFLLLFTFELHRQLRLREKSHQIFVAAADPGVVQTNILREVPSLLSLSAHFVLKYLGLLQSPEYGVSSIIDAALAPPGTSGAYFFGGIGRTIEPSILSRDAGLALKLWETTSNLLSTTPFGTEED; encoded by the exons ATGATTTCGTTGGTGAAGGAGCTTTGGAGAactctcctcttccttttctccATCCAATTCTGGAGAATGGGATTGCTTTGGACCTTTTCCATTGTCTTTTCTCATCACCAATTAATCAAAGATTTCTTCTGTTCCCAACGACCTAAATCATATTACAGATGTTCCCCTTGTGTAGTTCCTGTTAGGCCCGTTGCTGTGGTCACAGGT GCAACATCTGGCCTGGGATTTTATACTGCTTACGAACTTTCCAAAGAAGGATATGTTGTTGTGCTTG TTGGGCGATCGCAGCAGTTGTTGCTTGAG GCGGAAAGAAAGATCAAAGCTTGGAATAGAAATGCGCACCTCAAAGCTTTTCAGGTAGACCTGTCATCAGTTGAATCAATAATATTGTTCAGAAAGTCCTTGCAGCAATGGCTGTCGGACTCTGATTTGCACAGCTCAATACAACTATTGATAAATTGTGCTGGAATACTTGCAACTTCACCTAGAACCACAGCTGATGGATATGATCA GATGATCGGTACAAATTACATTGGTGCATTTGTTTTGACAAACCTTTTGTTACCACTTCTCGAAAGCAGTAATGTATCTTCCAGAATTGTGAATGTCACATCCTTTACTCATCGAAATG TTACTGATATGCAGGTTGATGATCGAACTGTATCTGGGAAAAGATTTTTGAGTTATATGCAATATCCATATGCAAACATCTATGAGTATTCTAAAT TGTTCCTTCTCCTCTTCACCTTTGAGCTTCATCGACAGCTACGCTTGAGGGAAAAATCTCACCAGATCTTTGTCGC TGCTGCAGATCCTGGAGTTGTACAAACAAATATTTTGAGAGAAGTTCCATCCCTCCTTTCCTTGTCGGCACACTTTGTACTGAAGTATCTGGGCCTTTTGCAATCCCCTGAATATGGGGTCAGTTCCATAATTGATGCTGCCCTTGCGCCACCA GGAACTTCTGGAGCTTACTTCTTTGGGGGAATAGGTAGGACTATTGAACCTTCAATACTTTCAAGAGATGCTGGTTTAGCACTTAAGCTCTGGGAAACTACAAGTAATCTGCTATCGACGACCCCTTTTGGCACTGAAGAAGATTAA
- the LOC107475995 gene encoding uncharacterized protein LOC107475995 isoform X3, whose translation MISLVKELWRTLLFLFSIQFWRMGLLWTFSIVFSHHQLIKDFFCSQRPKSYYRCSPCVVPVRPVAVVTGATSGLGFYTAYELSKEGYVVVLVGRSQQLLLEAERKIKAWNRNAHLKAFQVDLSSVESIILFRKSLQQWLSDSDLHSSIQLLINCAGILATSPRTTADGYDQMIGTNYIGAFVLTNLLLPLLESSNVSSRIVNVTSFTHRNVTDMQVDDRTVSGKRFLSYMQYPYANIYEYSKLFLLLFTFELHRQLRLREKSHQIFVAYACCRSWSCTNKYFERSSIPPFLVGTLCTEVSGPFAIP comes from the exons ATGATTTCGTTGGTGAAGGAGCTTTGGAGAactctcctcttccttttctccATCCAATTCTGGAGAATGGGATTGCTTTGGACCTTTTCCATTGTCTTTTCTCATCACCAATTAATCAAAGATTTCTTCTGTTCCCAACGACCTAAATCATATTACAGATGTTCCCCTTGTGTAGTTCCTGTTAGGCCCGTTGCTGTGGTCACAGGT GCAACATCTGGCCTGGGATTTTATACTGCTTACGAACTTTCCAAAGAAGGATATGTTGTTGTGCTTG TTGGGCGATCGCAGCAGTTGTTGCTTGAG GCGGAAAGAAAGATCAAAGCTTGGAATAGAAATGCGCACCTCAAAGCTTTTCAGGTAGACCTGTCATCAGTTGAATCAATAATATTGTTCAGAAAGTCCTTGCAGCAATGGCTGTCGGACTCTGATTTGCACAGCTCAATACAACTATTGATAAATTGTGCTGGAATACTTGCAACTTCACCTAGAACCACAGCTGATGGATATGATCA GATGATCGGTACAAATTACATTGGTGCATTTGTTTTGACAAACCTTTTGTTACCACTTCTCGAAAGCAGTAATGTATCTTCCAGAATTGTGAATGTCACATCCTTTACTCATCGAAATG TTACTGATATGCAGGTTGATGATCGAACTGTATCTGGGAAAAGATTTTTGAGTTATATGCAATATCCATATGCAAACATCTATGAGTATTCTAAAT TGTTCCTTCTCCTCTTCACCTTTGAGCTTCATCGACAGCTACGCTTGAGGGAAAAATCTCACCAGATCTTTGTCGCGTATGCA TGCTGCAGATCCTGGAGTTGTACAAACAAATATTTTGAGAGAAGTTCCATCCCTCCTTTCCTTGTCGGCACACTTTGTACTGAAGTATCTGGGCCTTTTGCAATCCCCTGA